A stretch of Candidatus Eisenbacteria bacterium DNA encodes these proteins:
- the glmS gene encoding glutamine--fructose-6-phosphate transaminase (isomerizing) has translation MCGIIGYVGWRPASPILINGLRRLEYRGYDSAGVAIVSGERLEIVKDAGKIGQLAEQLARAPIEGTVGIAHTRWATHGVPSRLNAHPHTDPGETIAVVHNGIVENFYSLKKRLIRDGAIFQTDTDTEVFAHLIARFYNSGPLEEAVQKALHQVTGAYGLAVVSSREPDKIVGARNGSPLVVGIGEGENFVASDPAAILEHTRQMIYLADREMAVLKREGVEITNLDNVHVERKPEKILWDLAAIEKGGYDFFMQKEICEQPRTIRDAMSGRVVLESGKARLGGLNLPIEALQDLERIVITACGTSWHAGLIGEYMIEDFARIPVEVEYASEFRYRRPIVDEGTLVIVISQSGETIDTLAALREAQRNGARVLGICNVVGSTIARESNGGVYLHAGPEIGVASTKAFTSQVTVLAILSLLLGRVRGTLSRKDGRRIIRALLAIPDQVQSILDRAEEIHRIADLYAENNNVLYLGRGYNFPVALEGALKLKEISYIHAEGYPAAEMKHGPIALIDRNMPVVFIALRDSAYEKVIGNIQEVKSRQGRVLAIATEGDDLLDKWAEHVIYLPPTIEPLTPILSVIPLQLLAYYIAVKRGCNVDQPRNLAKSVTVE, from the coding sequence ATGTGCGGGATCATCGGGTACGTCGGGTGGAGGCCTGCCTCGCCCATCTTGATCAACGGTCTCCGGCGTCTCGAGTACCGGGGGTACGACTCGGCCGGCGTTGCGATCGTGTCGGGCGAAAGGCTTGAGATCGTGAAGGACGCGGGGAAGATCGGGCAGCTCGCGGAGCAGCTCGCCCGCGCGCCGATCGAGGGAACGGTCGGAATCGCCCACACCCGCTGGGCGACGCACGGCGTGCCTTCCCGTTTGAACGCCCATCCCCACACGGATCCGGGCGAGACGATCGCGGTCGTCCACAATGGGATCGTCGAGAACTTCTACTCGCTCAAGAAGCGTCTCATCCGGGACGGCGCGATCTTCCAAACCGACACCGATACTGAGGTCTTCGCGCATCTCATCGCCCGCTTCTACAACAGCGGTCCGCTCGAAGAGGCGGTGCAGAAGGCGCTGCATCAGGTGACCGGGGCCTACGGGCTCGCCGTCGTCTCCTCGCGCGAGCCGGACAAGATCGTCGGCGCGAGGAACGGATCTCCCCTCGTCGTCGGAATCGGCGAGGGAGAGAACTTCGTCGCCTCGGACCCCGCCGCAATTCTCGAGCACACGCGCCAGATGATCTACCTCGCCGACCGGGAGATGGCGGTCTTGAAGCGGGAGGGGGTCGAGATCACGAACCTCGACAACGTTCACGTCGAGAGGAAACCGGAGAAGATCCTCTGGGACCTCGCCGCGATCGAAAAGGGCGGCTATGATTTCTTCATGCAAAAAGAGATTTGCGAGCAGCCGCGCACGATCCGGGACGCGATGTCGGGGCGCGTCGTGCTCGAATCGGGGAAGGCGCGCCTCGGGGGGCTGAACCTTCCGATCGAGGCGCTTCAGGATCTCGAGCGAATCGTGATCACGGCGTGCGGGACCTCGTGGCACGCAGGGCTCATCGGCGAGTACATGATCGAGGACTTCGCGCGCATCCCGGTCGAGGTGGAGTACGCCTCGGAGTTCCGCTACCGGAGGCCGATCGTGGACGAGGGGACGCTCGTTATCGTGATCAGCCAATCGGGCGAGACGATCGACACCCTCGCCGCGCTCCGCGAGGCCCAGAGGAACGGAGCGCGCGTGCTCGGAATCTGCAACGTGGTCGGCTCGACGATCGCCCGCGAGTCGAACGGCGGCGTTTATCTCCACGCGGGCCCCGAGATCGGGGTCGCCTCGACGAAGGCGTTCACCTCGCAGGTGACGGTGCTCGCGATCCTCTCGCTTCTCCTCGGGAGGGTGCGGGGGACTCTTTCTCGGAAGGACGGCCGGCGGATCATCCGCGCGCTACTGGCGATCCCCGATCAGGTGCAGTCGATCCTCGACCGCGCGGAGGAGATTCATCGCATCGCGGATCTCTACGCCGAGAACAACAACGTCCTCTATCTCGGGCGCGGATACAACTTCCCCGTCGCGCTCGAGGGGGCGCTCAAGCTGAAAGAGATCAGCTATATCCACGCGGAGGGCTATCCGGCGGCGGAGATGAAGCACGGTCCGATCGCGCTGATCGACCGGAACATGCCGGTCGTCTTCATCGCGCTCCGCGACAGCGCCTACGAAAAGGTGATCGGGAACATCCAGGAAGTGAAATCGCGGCAGGGGCGGGTTCTCGCGATCGCGACGGAAGGGGACGATCTCCTCGACAAGTGGGCGGAGCACGTGATCTATCTTCCGCCCACGATCGAGCCGCTCACGCCGATCCTTTCGGTGATCCCGCTGCAGCTTCTCGCGTACTACATCGCGGTGAAGCGAGGATGCAACGTGGACCAGCCGAGGAATCTGGCGAAGAGCGTCACGGTCGAGTAG
- a CDS encoding RidA family protein, with the protein MTERRAVRTDKAPGAVGPYSQGVRAGGFLFTAGQIPLAPDGSGLVGKTVAEQTEQVLKNLKAVLEAGGSGLDRVVKTTVFLTDLSAFDEMNRVYARFFGDSPPARSAFEVGALPKGALVEIEAVALAGEE; encoded by the coding sequence ATGACCGAGCGAAGAGCGGTTCGCACGGACAAAGCTCCGGGCGCCGTCGGGCCGTACAGCCAAGGGGTTCGTGCCGGCGGGTTTCTCTTCACGGCCGGGCAGATCCCGCTCGCTCCGGACGGGAGCGGGCTTGTCGGGAAGACCGTGGCGGAACAGACCGAGCAGGTTCTCAAGAACCTGAAGGCGGTCCTCGAGGCGGGAGGGTCCGGGCTCGACCGGGTGGTGAAGACGACCGTCTTTCTCACCGATCTTTCCGCGTTCGATGAGATGAACCGCGTCTACGCGCGCTTCTTCGGCGACTCTCCTCCGGCTCGTTCCGCGTTCGAGGTCGGCGCGTTGCCGAAGGGGGCTCTCGTCGAGATCGAGGCGGTCGCTCTCGCCGGGGAAGAATGA
- the lepB gene encoding signal peptidase I, whose product MARKSGNRAAQTAKRPSRIREHAESIFVGAVLFLFLRTFMVQAFQIPSGSMEDTLLVGDFLVANKFLYGARIPWTETRLPAVRAPRAGDIIVFRAPHVEKDYIKRCVAVEGDTVELRDNVLYVNGIARDEEYTVFKGPAAPSVATWGPATVPPGHLLMLGDNRNMSQDSRYWGFLDKKRVKGLAMFLYFSWDKDRFLPRFGRFFRPIH is encoded by the coding sequence ATGGCGCGCAAAAGCGGCAATCGTGCGGCGCAGACGGCGAAAAGGCCGAGCCGGATTCGGGAGCACGCCGAGTCGATCTTCGTGGGGGCGGTGCTCTTTCTCTTTCTTCGGACCTTTATGGTTCAGGCCTTTCAGATTCCGAGCGGGTCGATGGAGGATACGCTCCTCGTCGGCGACTTCCTTGTCGCAAACAAGTTCCTGTACGGGGCGCGTATTCCGTGGACCGAGACGAGGCTCCCCGCGGTTCGCGCGCCCCGCGCGGGGGATATCATCGTCTTTCGCGCCCCGCACGTGGAGAAGGACTACATCAAGCGGTGCGTGGCGGTGGAGGGGGACACGGTCGAGCTCCGAGACAACGTGCTCTACGTGAACGGGATTGCGCGGGACGAGGAGTACACCGTCTTCAAGGGTCCGGCCGCTCCTTCGGTCGCGACGTGGGGACCGGCGACGGTTCCGCCCGGACACCTTCTCATGCTCGGAGACAACCGAAACATGAGCCAGGACAGCCGCTACTGGGGCTTCCTCGACAAAAAGCGCGTCAAGGGGCTCGCGATGTTCCTCTATTTCTCCTGGGACAAGGACCGCTTTCTCCCGAGGTTCGGCCGCTTCTTCCGACCCATTCACTGA